Proteins from a genomic interval of Rhipicephalus microplus isolate Deutch F79 unplaced genomic scaffold, USDA_Rmic scaffold_20, whole genome shotgun sequence:
- the LOC119181537 gene encoding putative exonuclease GOR — MAGAWNNIKQTAVAHSFLRASVSGDDFGCAITADNKCYTSEGVEFTRVTVFGWDLRPVYEKLVKPRGQILHYNTRFSGLTEEDMVGVKTNLRDVQAALLARFSADTILLGHTLDSDLRALRLIHETVVDTAAMFPHRRGLPYKRALRSLMAKHLSKIIQNGVDGHDSQEDAAACVELMLWKVRDGLKKGAQ, encoded by the exons ATGGCTGGTGCTTGGAACAACATCAAGCAAACTGCCGTCGCGCACAGTTTTTTGCGTGCTTCAGTGTCAGGTGACGACTTCGGGTGTGCTATCACTGCTGACAACAAG TGCTACACGTCCGAAGGAGTGGAGTTCACACGAGTCACGGTGTTCGGCTGGGACCTGAGGCCCGTCTACGAGAAGCTCGTAAAGCCGCGGGGACAGATTCTGCACTACAACACGCG GTTCAGCGGCCTGACAGAAGAGGACATGGTGGGCGTGAAGACGAACCTAAGGGATGTCCAGGCTGCCCTGCTGGCCCGTTTTTCGGCCGACACAATCCTCTTGGGCCACACTCTCGACTCGGACTTGCGCGCCCTGCGGCTGATTCACGAGACCGTCGTCGACACGGCCGCCATGTTCCCCCACCGACGGGGACTCCCTTACAAACGAGCCCTGCGTAGCCTCATGGCCAAACACCTGAGCAAGATCATCCAGAATGGAG TGGATGGTCACGACAGCCAAGAAGATGCAGCCGCCTGCGTGGAGCTCATGCTGTGGAAAGTGCGCGACGGCCTCAAGAAAGGTGCACAATGA